A single Paraburkholderia sp. FT54 DNA region contains:
- a CDS encoding O-antigen ligase family protein: MTHTAARVERVFWVACPVILFVVMFGHMTAIVFNALALMALGVLAAAWSPDRPSPWHWPLALPIAGWAGWSLLSVAWSMYPMVSLHAWCDEVLYPLVSFWGFWLFGNQLRRPEPVVLVNWIACVALAAISARYWGHLQPPTANTFPLHFYNRVGHTSTLAVFAIPLFAGFMLRPRWRVIGASGIALCLFIGLATLNRFFWPAAAATLLVALFPLYRRRLLLALLVIAVVGAAGVGTLELSSRLRTAGAVPLPTQARDVAIDGHQVYVPGSLSAIGDTVSADTRPKLWAFYVGEAERHAWVGVGFGKPLPGIVYRGEMPASLLAVEPQALTHAHNLFINTWLQTGFIGVVLQTVLLVCLVKRFWRLRRVEPWLCAAGVALVAGMIAKNTTDDFMWQTTMLAFWAFAGLLLGCAEQAGASGEISPEAARGESTVVRREQRREAPTAELGE; encoded by the coding sequence ATGACTCACACGGCTGCGCGAGTGGAGCGCGTGTTCTGGGTTGCCTGTCCGGTCATTCTGTTTGTGGTGATGTTCGGCCACATGACGGCGATCGTCTTCAATGCACTCGCCCTGATGGCGCTCGGCGTGCTGGCGGCGGCCTGGTCGCCGGACCGGCCGTCGCCGTGGCACTGGCCACTGGCGCTGCCCATCGCGGGGTGGGCCGGCTGGAGCCTTCTTTCGGTCGCGTGGTCCATGTATCCGATGGTCAGTCTGCACGCGTGGTGCGACGAGGTGCTGTATCCGCTGGTGTCGTTCTGGGGCTTCTGGCTATTCGGCAATCAACTGCGGCGGCCTGAGCCCGTGGTGCTCGTCAACTGGATCGCGTGCGTGGCGCTCGCGGCGATCAGCGCGCGCTACTGGGGGCATCTGCAGCCGCCCACCGCGAATACTTTCCCGCTGCATTTCTATAACCGCGTCGGCCACACCAGTACGCTCGCGGTGTTTGCCATACCGCTGTTCGCGGGCTTCATGCTGCGGCCGCGTTGGCGTGTGATCGGCGCAAGCGGCATCGCGTTGTGCCTCTTCATCGGACTCGCCACGCTCAACCGGTTCTTCTGGCCGGCGGCCGCCGCGACGCTGCTGGTCGCCTTGTTCCCGCTGTACCGGCGTCGCCTGCTGCTGGCGTTGCTGGTCATTGCCGTGGTGGGCGCGGCCGGCGTGGGCACACTCGAACTCAGCTCCCGTCTGCGGACGGCCGGCGCCGTGCCCCTTCCCACGCAGGCGCGTGATGTCGCGATCGACGGTCATCAGGTTTACGTGCCGGGCTCGCTGTCCGCAATCGGCGACACGGTATCGGCTGACACGCGTCCGAAGCTGTGGGCGTTTTATGTCGGTGAAGCCGAGCGCCACGCGTGGGTCGGGGTAGGCTTCGGCAAGCCGCTGCCGGGTATCGTTTATCGCGGCGAAATGCCGGCCAGTTTGCTGGCGGTTGAACCACAAGCGCTGACGCATGCGCACAACCTGTTCATCAACACCTGGTTGCAGACGGGATTCATCGGGGTGGTGCTGCAGACCGTGCTGTTGGTGTGCCTCGTCAAGCGATTCTGGCGGCTGCGGCGAGTCGAGCCCTGGTTGTGCGCCGCGGGTGTGGCGCTGGTGGCGGGCATGATCGCGAAAAATACCACCGACGATTTCATGTGGCAGACCACCATGCTCGCGTTCTGGGCATTTGCGGGCCTGCTGCTGGGCTGCGCGGAACAAGCCGGCGCTTCGGGCGAGATATCGCCCGAAGCCGCACGCGGAGAATCGACGGTGGTGCGCAGAGAGCAACGGCGCGAAGCGCCGACGGCCGAGTTGGGCGAATGA
- a CDS encoding glycosyltransferase family 9 protein: MSRLAGRLRIFARAIPRLLIKPLRRAPRHPRRILIAHHLLLGDTLLLTPLVAKLRAQYPQAEIVLACPKAIVPLYAGRPFDVTALRFDPRDSKSVRDVLLSGPYDLGMVLGDNRHSWLALGAGCRWIVGHAGDAPAWKNWPLNRSVPYPATPAAWADLATELIDGPPPRAYRPTDWTAPQHAALPESALLTKPYVVLHPGASTSVKRWPDARWRELAQRVEALGYLPVWTGGPGEAELIRAIDPDPHHPNLAARLGLGELWHVFAGAQAVVCPDTGVAHLGRLIGVPTLALFGPGNALIHGAGRYWREVPFVPITIADMPCRDQPFIFRREVAWVRRCDRNETTCVAWRGDHADCMGRLSVESVYNALQNVLVKV; encoded by the coding sequence ATGAGTCGGCTTGCCGGGCGTCTTCGTATCTTTGCGCGGGCCATTCCGCGACTGCTGATCAAGCCATTGCGCCGCGCGCCACGGCACCCGCGCCGTATCCTGATTGCGCACCATCTGTTGCTGGGCGACACGCTGCTGCTCACGCCGCTCGTCGCCAAGCTACGTGCACAATATCCGCAAGCGGAGATTGTTCTCGCCTGTCCGAAGGCGATCGTGCCGCTGTATGCCGGGCGGCCTTTCGACGTCACTGCGTTGCGCTTCGATCCGCGTGATTCGAAGTCGGTGCGCGACGTTTTGCTTTCCGGACCTTACGACCTCGGCATGGTGCTCGGCGACAATCGTCATAGCTGGCTCGCGTTGGGCGCGGGCTGCCGCTGGATCGTCGGACACGCGGGCGATGCACCGGCCTGGAAGAACTGGCCGCTCAACCGGAGCGTGCCGTATCCCGCTACGCCGGCAGCCTGGGCCGATCTCGCCACCGAGCTGATCGACGGGCCGCCGCCGCGCGCCTACCGGCCCACCGACTGGACCGCGCCGCAACACGCGGCCCTACCCGAGTCGGCGCTGCTTACGAAGCCTTATGTCGTGCTGCATCCGGGCGCGAGCACCAGCGTCAAACGCTGGCCCGACGCGCGCTGGCGGGAACTGGCGCAACGCGTCGAAGCACTCGGCTATCTGCCGGTCTGGACCGGCGGACCAGGCGAAGCGGAACTGATCCGTGCGATCGACCCGGACCCGCACCATCCGAACCTGGCGGCGCGGCTCGGTCTCGGCGAGTTATGGCACGTGTTCGCCGGCGCGCAAGCCGTGGTTTGTCCCGATACCGGCGTCGCGCATCTGGGGCGTCTGATTGGGGTGCCGACGCTCGCGCTGTTCGGGCCGGGCAACGCGCTGATTCACGGCGCGGGCCGCTACTGGCGCGAGGTGCCCTTCGTGCCGATTACGATCGCCGATATGCCGTGCCGCGATCAGCCTTTTATCTTCCGCCGCGAGGTAGCATGGGTGCGACGCTGTGATCGCAACGAGACGACCTGCGTCGCGTGGCGCGGCGACCATGCCGACTGTATGGGACGGCTGTCGGTCGAATCGGTATACAACGCATTGCAAAATGTTCTGGTGAAAGTGTAA
- a CDS encoding glycosyltransferase family 4 protein, which yields MKKLGLSSNALQHSGGLERYAMDLVRGLAALGVEPAFFARRFDASLPECKLVEPHRINVSFLPGKLRDRWFSWRLRAARRAAHVDVLIGCNRVDSSEVAICGGTHLGFLRATGRAQKRSDRWQIALERRQYERSKVVVAHSQLMHDELRELYAVDEAKIRVLFPPVDGTRFAPTNAATRAALRRKYGFADNEIVLLFPSSSHERKGLPLIEAALRDTTLPVVVAVAGRPPARTSERLRYIGYVKELAECYQAADFTILASTYEPFGLVGIESVMCGTPVIFPSSIGCCDAIASHAKFMFAPHDVADLRATLERAVREHRDGTRRAPLELARDAVLYDASVAAHVSALLTLARQIDAAR from the coding sequence ATGAAGAAACTTGGACTCTCCAGTAACGCCTTGCAGCACAGCGGCGGCCTCGAGCGCTACGCCATGGATCTGGTGCGCGGCCTCGCCGCGCTCGGCGTCGAGCCTGCCTTCTTCGCGCGTCGTTTCGACGCGTCGCTGCCGGAATGCAAGTTGGTCGAGCCGCATCGCATCAACGTCTCGTTCCTGCCGGGCAAGCTGCGCGATCGCTGGTTTTCGTGGCGGCTGCGCGCGGCGCGGCGCGCGGCGCATGTCGACGTGTTGATCGGCTGCAACCGCGTCGACTCGTCTGAAGTGGCGATCTGCGGCGGCACGCATCTCGGTTTTTTGCGGGCGACGGGGCGCGCGCAGAAGCGTTCGGACCGCTGGCAGATTGCACTCGAGCGTCGCCAATACGAGCGCTCGAAAGTGGTGGTGGCGCATTCGCAGCTGATGCACGACGAGTTGCGCGAACTGTACGCAGTCGACGAGGCAAAGATCCGCGTGCTGTTTCCCCCCGTCGACGGCACGCGCTTCGCGCCGACCAACGCCGCGACGCGCGCCGCCTTGCGTCGCAAATATGGTTTCGCCGACAACGAGATTGTCCTGCTGTTTCCGTCGAGCAGCCATGAGCGCAAGGGTTTGCCGCTGATCGAAGCCGCGCTGCGCGACACGACGCTGCCCGTGGTGGTGGCCGTGGCCGGCCGGCCGCCCGCGCGCACGTCGGAGCGGCTGCGCTATATCGGCTATGTGAAAGAACTCGCGGAGTGTTACCAGGCCGCGGACTTCACGATCCTCGCTTCGACCTATGAGCCGTTCGGCCTGGTCGGCATCGAATCGGTGATGTGCGGCACGCCGGTCATTTTCCCGTCGAGCATTGGGTGCTGCGATGCGATCGCCTCGCACGCGAAATTCATGTTCGCGCCGCATGACGTGGCCGATCTGCGCGCGACACTCGAACGGGCGGTGCGCGAGCATCGCGACGGCACGCGTCGCGCGCCGCTGGAACTGGCCCGCGACGCGGTCCTGTATGACGCAAGCGTGGCCGCTCACGTGAGCGCGCTGTTGACGCTGGCGCGACAGATCGACGCCGCGCGTTAG
- the msbA gene encoding lipid A export permease/ATP-binding protein MsbA, with the protein MWVLLGAIVAMAVSAATDAAIPALLKPLLDKGFGAHANDMTKWFVPAAVIGLALIRSLSQYASGYLLAYVTNKILLDLRLKMFERMIHTSVAFFQRETASTVINAIVFEVNQILNVLLSVLVTLVRDSLTVVFLLGYLFYLNWRLTLIVAVLLPAIGWLVGKINRRLRRLNREHQLLTNELSYIVEESVGGYKVVKVHNGEQYEMERFESMSKRLRGYAMRMTVSGGLAQPLTQFLASIALAVVITIAVVQSSSDQTTVGGFVAFVTSMLLIISPLKHLMDVNQPLQRGMTACELIFGLIDEPSEPEGGGKPLERARGEVEFRGVSFNYSANATHNRHTLDQVSFKVAPGEMIALAGPSGSGKTTLVNLLPRFFDPTAGQILVDGVPIPEYDLHALRGQIAMVSQDVVLFNDTVANNVAYGQTADPDKVKAALRAANLWDTVEAMPKGIDTLVGDNGLMLSGGQRQRLAIARAIYKDAPILILDEATSALDSESERHVQAALETLMKGRTTLVIAHRLSTIERANRILVMEAGRIVESGSHRELLAQDGLYAHLHRIQFQQTAA; encoded by the coding sequence ATGTGGGTTCTCCTCGGCGCAATCGTCGCGATGGCCGTCAGCGCCGCGACCGATGCGGCGATCCCCGCCTTGCTCAAGCCTCTGCTGGACAAGGGCTTCGGCGCGCATGCCAACGACATGACCAAGTGGTTCGTTCCGGCCGCGGTGATCGGCCTCGCGCTGATTCGCAGCCTGTCGCAATACGCGTCCGGGTATCTGCTTGCCTACGTGACGAACAAGATCCTGCTCGATCTGCGCCTGAAGATGTTCGAGCGCATGATCCACACGAGCGTCGCGTTCTTCCAGCGCGAAACCGCGAGCACGGTGATCAACGCGATCGTCTTCGAGGTGAACCAGATTCTCAACGTGCTGCTGAGCGTGCTGGTCACGCTGGTGCGCGATTCGCTCACCGTGGTCTTCCTGCTCGGCTACCTGTTCTATCTGAACTGGCGTCTGACGCTGATCGTCGCGGTGCTGCTGCCGGCCATCGGCTGGCTGGTCGGCAAGATCAACCGCCGCCTGCGTCGTTTGAACCGCGAACATCAGCTGCTCACCAATGAGCTGTCGTACATCGTCGAAGAATCGGTGGGCGGCTACAAGGTCGTCAAGGTGCACAACGGCGAGCAGTACGAGATGGAGCGCTTCGAGTCGATGAGCAAGCGTCTGCGCGGCTATGCCATGCGCATGACGGTGTCCGGCGGTCTCGCGCAGCCGTTGACGCAGTTCCTCGCATCGATCGCGCTCGCCGTCGTGATTACGATCGCGGTGGTGCAGTCGTCGTCGGATCAGACCACGGTCGGCGGCTTCGTCGCCTTCGTCACGTCGATGCTGCTGATCATCTCGCCGCTCAAGCATCTGATGGACGTGAACCAGCCGCTGCAACGCGGCATGACGGCGTGCGAACTGATCTTCGGTCTGATCGACGAGCCGTCGGAACCCGAAGGCGGTGGCAAGCCGCTCGAGCGCGCGCGCGGCGAAGTGGAATTCCGCGGCGTCTCGTTCAATTACAGCGCCAACGCCACGCACAACCGCCACACGCTCGACCAGGTGTCGTTCAAGGTGGCGCCAGGCGAGATGATCGCGCTCGCGGGCCCGTCGGGCAGCGGCAAGACCACGCTGGTGAATCTGCTGCCACGCTTTTTCGATCCGACCGCAGGTCAGATCCTGGTCGACGGCGTGCCGATCCCCGAATACGATCTGCACGCGTTGCGCGGCCAGATCGCGATGGTGAGCCAGGACGTGGTGCTGTTCAACGACACGGTCGCCAATAACGTCGCCTACGGCCAGACCGCCGATCCCGACAAGGTCAAGGCGGCGCTGCGCGCGGCCAATCTGTGGGACACCGTCGAGGCGATGCCCAAAGGCATCGACACGCTGGTCGGCGACAACGGCCTGATGCTCTCGGGCGGCCAGCGGCAGCGTCTGGCGATCGCGCGCGCGATCTACAAGGACGCGCCGATCCTGATCCTCGACGAGGCGACCTCGGCGCTGGACTCCGAGTCCGAGCGCCACGTGCAGGCTGCGCTGGAAACCTTGATGAAGGGCCGCACGACGCTCGTCATCGCGCACCGCCTGTCGACCATCGAGCGCGCCAACCGCATTCTGGTGATGGAAGCGGGGCGCATCGTCGAGAGCGGCAGCCATCGTGAACTGCTGGCGCAAGACGGGCTGTACGCGCATCTGCACCGCATCCAGTTCCAGCAGACCGCGGCCTGA
- a CDS encoding glycosyltransferase family 2 protein yields MQETTLGVAIITKNAAARLAECLQAVAFADQIVVIDGGSTDGTAEIARAHGARVIEQTDWPGFGPQKNRAVDALSTSWILSIDADEIVSPELASAIRAALMAPTAEVYAVDRLSSFCGHWIHHSGWYPDWIPRLFKRGAARFSDDLVHERLVFDTPAQRLTGKLMHYSYEDFEGVLRKLDAYSTAGAQQRHAAGQRGSFGKALGRGAWAFVRTYLLRRGFLDGRAGFMIAVFNAETVYYRFLKLARLGEKVAR; encoded by the coding sequence ATGCAAGAAACCACCCTCGGCGTCGCCATCATCACCAAAAACGCGGCGGCGCGGCTGGCTGAATGCCTGCAAGCCGTGGCCTTCGCCGATCAGATCGTCGTGATCGACGGCGGCAGCACCGACGGCACCGCCGAGATCGCCCGCGCGCACGGCGCCCGCGTGATCGAGCAGACCGACTGGCCGGGCTTCGGCCCGCAAAAGAATCGCGCGGTCGACGCGCTCAGCACCAGCTGGATTCTTTCGATCGACGCCGACGAGATCGTCTCGCCGGAACTGGCGTCAGCGATCCGCGCGGCGCTTATGGCCCCTACCGCGGAGGTCTACGCGGTAGACCGGCTGTCGAGTTTTTGCGGCCACTGGATTCATCACAGCGGCTGGTATCCCGACTGGATTCCGCGTCTGTTCAAACGTGGCGCCGCGCGTTTCTCCGACGATCTGGTGCATGAGCGGCTGGTGTTCGACACCCCGGCGCAGCGCCTCACCGGCAAGCTAATGCACTACTCCTACGAGGACTTCGAAGGCGTGTTGCGCAAGCTCGACGCGTATTCGACAGCGGGCGCCCAGCAACGTCACGCGGCGGGTCAGCGCGGCAGCTTCGGCAAGGCGCTCGGGCGCGGCGCGTGGGCGTTCGTGCGGACTTACTTGCTGCGCCGTGGTTTTCTGGACGGCCGCGCTGGGTTCATGATCGCCGTGTTCAATGCGGAGACGGTGTATTACAGGTTTTTGAAGCTGGCGCGGTTGGGGGAGAAGGTGGCGCGGTAG
- the dnaE gene encoding DNA polymerase III subunit alpha, producing the protein MSPMSDPRFVHLRVHSEFSIADGIVRLDDIVKAAAKDGQGALALTDLGNAFGLVRFYKEARGKGVKPIAGCDVWITNPDDRDKPSRLLLLVKDRVGYLNLCELLSKASLTNQYRGRAEIEAGWLESGLGVGLLALSGAQQGDIGLALAAGNEEAAKRNALHWAKVFPGGFYIELQRCGLPGGEQYVQQAVALAASLKLPVVATHPMQFMTPDDFTAHEARVCISEGDILANPRRSKRFTSEQYFRTQEEMAALFADIPSALANSVEIAKRCNLTLELGKPKLPLFPTPDGMSLDDYLVLLSKEGLEKRLEQLYPDEAERAAQRATYYERLEFECGTIIKMGFPGYFLIVADFINWAKNNGVPVGPGRGSGAGSLVAYALGVTDLDPLRYNLLFERFLNPERVSMPDFDIDFCQHGRDRVIQYVKEKYGADAVSQIATFGTMAAKAAVRDIGRVLDLGYMFTDGIAKLIPFKPGKHVTIADAMKEEPLLQERFDNEDEVHQLLELAQRVEGLTRNVGMHAGGVLIAPGKLTDFCPLYTQGDESGVVSQYDKDDVEAVGLVKFDFLGLTTLTILDWAERYIRRLDPSKQDWSLGQVPLDDPASFSILKKANTVAVFQLESRGMQGMLKDAQPDRFEDIIALVALYRPGPMDLIPSFCARKHGREVVEYPDPRVESVLKETYGIMVYQEQVMQMAQIIGGYSLGGADLLRRAMGKKKAEEMAEHRELFRQGAAKNGLASEKADEIFDLMEKFAGYGFNKSHAAAYALLAYYTAWLKAHHPAEFMAANMSLAMDDTDKVKILFEDCLTNKMAVLPPDVNLSAYRFEPVAEADGKRSRTIRYGLGAIKGSGQNAIEEILRAREEGPFIDIFDFCNRVDRRIVNRRTVEALIRAGAFDTLHANRAQLIASVSLAMEAAEQASANALQAGLFDMGDAPSQGHELVDEPEWPEKKKLQEEKAALGFYLSGHLFDAYKGEVRRFVRQKIGELKEGRDKLVAGVIASLRTQMTQRGKMLIALLDDGTGQCEVTVFNETFEAHKQLFKEDELLVVQGQARNDAFTGGIRFTVDTVMDLGRARCRYAEAVKVQMNGNADALALRRVLEAHSAGKDEPQAAAAPAASSRGGNGGGRNGGGYGGGGQRQAVQIPNGLAVQVVYRSQNAEGEMRLGDAWRVKPTDELLAALRGEFAGSSIEIVY; encoded by the coding sequence ATGTCGCCCATGTCAGATCCCCGCTTCGTTCATCTCCGCGTTCACTCCGAATTTTCGATTGCCGACGGCATCGTGCGTCTTGACGACATCGTCAAGGCCGCCGCCAAAGACGGCCAGGGCGCGCTCGCCCTCACCGATCTGGGCAACGCATTCGGCCTCGTCCGTTTCTACAAGGAAGCCCGTGGCAAAGGGGTCAAACCCATTGCCGGCTGCGACGTCTGGATCACCAATCCGGACGACCGCGACAAGCCTTCCCGTTTGCTGCTGCTGGTGAAAGACCGGGTCGGCTATCTGAACCTGTGCGAACTGCTCAGCAAGGCGTCGCTCACCAATCAGTATCGCGGTCGCGCGGAAATCGAGGCCGGCTGGCTCGAATCCGGCCTGGGCGTCGGGCTGCTTGCACTGTCCGGCGCGCAGCAGGGCGACATCGGCCTCGCGCTCGCGGCGGGCAATGAAGAAGCGGCCAAACGTAACGCGTTGCATTGGGCGAAGGTATTCCCGGGCGGCTTCTATATCGAGTTGCAGCGCTGTGGTCTGCCGGGCGGCGAGCAGTATGTGCAGCAGGCGGTTGCGCTCGCGGCGTCGCTGAAACTGCCGGTGGTCGCCACGCATCCCATGCAGTTCATGACGCCGGACGACTTCACCGCGCACGAAGCGCGCGTGTGCATTTCCGAAGGCGACATTCTGGCGAATCCGCGCCGCTCGAAGCGTTTTACGTCCGAGCAGTACTTCCGTACCCAGGAAGAAATGGCTGCGCTGTTCGCGGACATTCCGTCGGCGCTCGCCAATTCGGTGGAAATCGCCAAGCGCTGCAACCTCACGCTCGAACTCGGCAAGCCCAAGCTGCCGCTATTCCCGACGCCCGACGGCATGTCGCTCGACGACTACCTCGTGCTTCTGTCGAAAGAGGGCCTCGAGAAGCGTCTCGAGCAGTTATATCCGGACGAAGCTGAGCGTGCGGCGCAGCGAGCAACGTATTACGAGCGCCTCGAATTCGAGTGCGGCACGATCATCAAGATGGGCTTTCCCGGCTACTTCCTGATCGTGGCGGACTTCATCAACTGGGCCAAGAACAACGGCGTGCCCGTCGGACCGGGCCGGGGCTCGGGCGCGGGTTCGCTGGTCGCGTACGCGCTCGGCGTGACCGACCTCGATCCGTTGCGCTACAACCTGCTGTTCGAACGTTTCCTGAATCCGGAGCGGGTGTCCATGCCCGACTTCGACATCGACTTCTGCCAGCACGGCCGCGATCGCGTGATCCAGTACGTGAAGGAAAAGTACGGTGCGGACGCGGTGTCGCAGATCGCCACCTTCGGCACGATGGCGGCAAAGGCGGCGGTGCGCGACATCGGCCGGGTGCTCGATCTCGGCTACATGTTCACGGACGGTATCGCCAAGCTGATTCCGTTCAAGCCGGGCAAGCACGTCACCATCGCGGACGCGATGAAAGAAGAGCCGCTGCTGCAGGAGCGCTTCGACAACGAAGACGAAGTGCATCAACTTCTCGAACTCGCGCAGCGCGTGGAAGGCCTGACGCGTAACGTCGGCATGCACGCGGGCGGCGTGCTGATCGCGCCCGGCAAGCTAACCGATTTCTGTCCGCTGTATACGCAGGGCGATGAAAGCGGCGTCGTGAGCCAGTACGACAAGGACGACGTCGAAGCCGTCGGCCTCGTGAAGTTCGACTTTTTGGGTCTGACCACGCTGACGATTCTCGATTGGGCCGAGCGCTATATCCGCCGCCTCGATCCGTCGAAGCAGGACTGGTCGCTCGGGCAGGTGCCGCTCGACGATCCGGCGTCGTTCTCGATCCTCAAGAAAGCGAATACGGTCGCCGTGTTCCAGCTGGAAAGCCGCGGCATGCAAGGCATGCTGAAAGACGCGCAGCCTGACCGCTTCGAGGACATCATCGCGCTGGTCGCGTTGTACCGTCCGGGCCCAATGGACCTGATCCCGAGCTTCTGCGCGCGTAAGCACGGCCGCGAAGTGGTCGAGTATCCGGATCCGCGGGTCGAATCTGTTCTGAAAGAGACCTACGGCATCATGGTCTACCAGGAGCAGGTCATGCAGATGGCGCAGATCATCGGCGGCTACTCGCTGGGCGGCGCCGACTTGCTGCGTCGCGCGATGGGTAAGAAGAAGGCCGAGGAAATGGCCGAGCATCGCGAGCTGTTCCGCCAGGGCGCCGCGAAGAACGGCCTGGCCAGTGAGAAGGCCGACGAAATCTTCGACCTGATGGAGAAGTTCGCGGGCTACGGCTTCAACAAGTCGCACGCGGCTGCGTATGCGCTGCTCGCGTATTACACCGCGTGGCTGAAGGCGCACCATCCGGCGGAATTCATGGCGGCGAATATGTCGCTCGCCATGGACGACACGGACAAGGTCAAGATCCTGTTCGAAGACTGTCTGACGAACAAGATGGCGGTGCTGCCGCCGGACGTTAATCTGTCCGCGTACCGCTTCGAGCCGGTGGCGGAAGCCGACGGCAAACGTTCCAGAACGATCCGCTACGGTCTCGGCGCGATCAAGGGCAGCGGCCAGAACGCGATCGAAGAAATCCTGCGCGCGCGTGAAGAAGGTCCGTTCATCGACATCTTCGATTTCTGCAACCGCGTCGATCGCCGCATCGTCAACCGCCGTACGGTTGAAGCCTTGATCCGCGCCGGCGCCTTCGACACCTTGCATGCGAATCGCGCCCAACTGATCGCTTCGGTCTCGCTCGCCATGGAAGCGGCCGAGCAGGCGAGCGCCAACGCGCTGCAAGCGGGTCTGTTCGACATGGGCGATGCGCCCTCGCAAGGTCACGAGCTGGTCGACGAGCCGGAGTGGCCGGAAAAGAAAAAGCTGCAGGAAGAGAAGGCCGCGCTCGGCTTCTATCTGTCTGGCCATCTGTTCGACGCCTACAAGGGCGAAGTGCGCCGCTTCGTGCGCCAGAAGATCGGCGAGCTGAAGGAAGGCCGCGACAAGCTGGTCGCGGGTGTGATCGCATCGCTGCGCACGCAGATGACCCAGCGAGGCAAGATGCTGATCGCGCTCCTCGACGACGGCACCGGCCAGTGCGAAGTCACGGTTTTCAACGAGACGTTCGAAGCGCACAAGCAGCTGTTCAAGGAAGACGAACTGCTGGTGGTTCAAGGCCAGGCGCGTAACGACGCGTTCACGGGCGGCATCCGCTTTACAGTCGACACGGTCATGGATCTCGGCCGCGCGCGCTGCCGTTACGCCGAAGCGGTGAAGGTGCAGATGAACGGCAATGCGGACGCGCTGGCATTGCGTCGTGTGCTCGAAGCGCATAGCGCGGGCAAGGACGAACCGCAAGCGGCAGCGGCGCCGGCGGCTTCATCGCGTGGTGGAAACGGCGGCGGGCGAAATGGTGGCGGCTATGGCGGCGGTGGCCAGCGTCAGGCCGTACAGATCCCGAACGGGCTTGCCGTGCAGGTGGTGTATCGCAGCCAGAATGCGGAAGGTGAAATGCGTCTGGGCGACGCATGGCGCGTGAAGCCGACCGACGAACTGCTGGCCGCCTTGCGCGGCGAGTTCGCGGGAAGCTCGATCGAGATCGTCTATTGA
- a CDS encoding sulfurtransferase, whose amino-acid sequence MSIVNLSSYQFATIEDTAAWRPFVTDRCNALGLKGTVLLAPEGINLFVAGTRENTDAFIDYIRHDALFEGKFVNLQFKESLSDKQPFTRMLVKLKREIITMKKPAIRPELGRAPFVDAPTLKNWLDRGHDDQGRPVAMLDTRNAFEVDVGTFDNALDYRITKFSEFPEVIEQNRADLEGKTVVSFCTGGIRCEKAAIHMKEAGIENVYQLEGGILKYFEEVGGAHYHGDCFVFDYRTALNPQLEPSKTTQCFGCRAVVPPEAQESPMYVAGKTCPECHPDSKAARAA is encoded by the coding sequence ATGAGTATCGTCAATCTCTCTTCGTATCAATTCGCGACTATCGAAGACACCGCCGCATGGCGCCCGTTCGTCACGGACCGCTGCAATGCGCTGGGCCTGAAGGGCACCGTTCTGCTCGCCCCGGAAGGCATCAACCTGTTCGTCGCCGGCACGCGTGAGAACACCGACGCCTTTATCGACTACATCCGCCACGACGCGCTGTTCGAAGGCAAGTTCGTGAATCTGCAGTTCAAGGAAAGCCTGTCGGACAAGCAGCCGTTCACCCGCATGCTGGTCAAGCTCAAGCGCGAGATCATCACGATGAAAAAGCCGGCCATTCGTCCTGAGCTTGGCCGCGCGCCGTTCGTCGACGCGCCGACACTGAAAAACTGGCTCGATCGCGGTCACGACGACCAGGGCCGTCCGGTCGCGATGCTCGACACGCGCAATGCGTTTGAAGTCGACGTCGGCACGTTCGACAACGCGCTCGACTACCGCATTACGAAATTCAGCGAGTTTCCCGAAGTGATCGAGCAGAATCGCGCCGACCTGGAAGGCAAGACGGTCGTGTCGTTCTGCACGGGAGGGATTCGCTGCGAAAAGGCCGCGATCCACATGAAGGAAGCCGGCATCGAGAACGTGTACCAGCTCGAAGGCGGCATTCTGAAATACTTCGAGGAAGTGGGCGGCGCGCATTATCACGGCGACTGCTTCGTGTTCGACTACCGCACCGCGCTCAATCCGCAACTGGAACCGAGCAAGACCACGCAATGCTTCGGCTGCCGCGCGGTGGTTCCGCCGGAAGCACAAGAATCGCCCATGTACGTGGCGGGCAAGACGTGTCCGGAATGCCATCCGGACAGCAAGGCAGCGCGCGCCGCGTGA